The Solanum lycopersicum chromosome 6, SLM_r2.1 genome has a window encoding:
- the LOC101245552 gene encoding uncharacterized protein isoform X1 has product MAEEEERNGGDGSETSDYTSEDEGTEDYKRGGYHAVRIGDTFKLGRYVVQSKLGWGHFSTVWLAWDIQKSTYVALKVQKSAQHYTEAAMDEIAILKQVAEGDPDDKKCVVKLLDHFKHSGPNGQHVCMVFEYLGDNLLTLIKYSDYRGLPIHKVKEICFHVLVGLDYLHRKLSIIHTDLKPENVLLLSMIDPAKDHTKSGTPIILPSNKSKIVSESGASKAVKSLNGDLTKNQKKKIRKKAKRVAQKCADKEASEETEPHNETTGPEDSARDEKPEAKSVDEQTSIEASGDVSTKEGHQKIQRHKRGSRSDRQKLLADVDLKCKLVDFGNACWTYKQFTSDIQTRQYRCPEVILGAKYSTSADLWSLACICFELTTGDVLFDPHSGDGYDRDEDHLALMMELLGTMPRKIALGGRHSRDFFNRNGELRHIRRLRFWTLSKVLMEKYDLCEQDANEMADFLVPILDFVPEKRPTAAQCLSHPWITGGPRHLGSSTNSLSEATENHGPKNNREKDEREAMEVRVGNIAIDGAPAPVKASQSSDLAKKT; this is encoded by the exons ATGGCTGAAGAAGAGGAGAGGAACGGCGGCGATGGAAGTGAAACGAGTGACTATACATCGGAGGACGAAGGAACGGAGGACTACAAGCGCGGAGGATACCACGCTGTACGAATCGGAGATACATTCAAACTAGGACGATACGTTGTGCAGAGCAAGCTCGGTTGGGGCCATTTCTCAACTGTTTGGCTCGCTTGGGACATCCAAAAATCT ACATATGTAGCTCTGAAAGTTCAAAAGAGTGCTCAGCATTATACTGAAGCGGCAATGGATGAGATTGCAATACTAAAGCAGGTTGCTGAGGGAGATCCAGATGATAAGAAGTGTGTTGTGAAGCTATTGGATCACTTTAAGCATTCTGGTCCTAATGGGCAACATGTTTGTATGGTATTTGAATACTTGGGAGATAATCTTTTGACACTTATCAAGTATTCAGACTACCGAGGGCTCCCTATCCACAAAGTTAAAGAGATATGCTTTCATGTTTTGGTGGGTTTGGATTATTTACATCGCAAACTTTCCATCATACACACAGACTTGAAGCCAGAAAATGTGTTGCTTCTATCAATGATTGATCCAGCTAAAGATCATACAAAGTCGGGGACTCCTATCATTCTTCCCTCCAATAAAAGTAAGATTGTCTCTGAATCTGGGGCTTCTAAAGCTGTGAAGAGTTTAAATGGTGACCTGACCAAGAACCAGAAAAAGAAAATTCGAAAAAAGGCTAAGCGGGTAGCTCAAAAGTGTGCCGACAAGGAAGCTTCTGAGGAGACTGAACCACATAATGAAACTACTGGTCCTGAAGACTCTGCTCGTGATGAAAAACCTGAAGCGAAATCAGTTGATGAACAAACTAGTATTGAAGCCAGTGGAGATGTCTCAACAAAGGAAGGGCACCAAAAAATTCAGAGACATAAGCGAGGCAGCCGCTCTGATAGGCAGAAGCTATTGGCTGACGTTGACCTTAAGTGCAAATTAGTTGACTTTGGTAATGCATGTTGGACGTATAAACAATTTACAAGTGATATCCAGACAAGACAGTATAGATGTCCGGAGGTTATACTGGGCGCTAAGTATTCTACTTCAGCAGATCTTTGGTCCCTTGCTTGCATTTGTTTTGAGCTCACCACAGGTGATGTTCTTTTTGATCCTCACAGTGGTGACGGTTATGACAGAGATGAG GATCACTTGGCCCTCATGATGGAGCTTCTGGGGACGATGCCACGCAAG ATTGCCTTAGGTGGACGCCATTCAAGAGATTTTTTTAACCGAAATGGAGAACTAAGGCACATCAGGCGCTTGCGGTTCTGGACTCTCAGTAAAGTGCTCATGGAAAAGTATGATTTATGCGAACAAGATGCGAATGAGATGGCAGATTTCCTTGTACCTATCCTTGACTTTGTGCCTGAGAAAAGACCGACAGCAGCTCAATGTCTTAGTCATCCATGGATTACTGGAGGTCCTCGACATCTTGGTTCTTCGACTAATTCTCTATCTGAAGCAACTGAAAACCATGGTCCGAAGAACAATAGAGAGAAGGATGAAAGGGAGGCAATGGAAGTTAGAGTGGGTAATATTGCAATTGATGGGGCTCCAGCCCCAGTCAAAGCTTCTCAATCTTCAGATCTTGCTAAGAAGACATAG
- the LOC101245552 gene encoding uncharacterized protein isoform X2, translating into MDEIAILKQVAEGDPDDKKCVVKLLDHFKHSGPNGQHVCMVFEYLGDNLLTLIKYSDYRGLPIHKVKEICFHVLVGLDYLHRKLSIIHTDLKPENVLLLSMIDPAKDHTKSGTPIILPSNKSKIVSESGASKAVKSLNGDLTKNQKKKIRKKAKRVAQKCADKEASEETEPHNETTGPEDSARDEKPEAKSVDEQTSIEASGDVSTKEGHQKIQRHKRGSRSDRQKLLADVDLKCKLVDFGNACWTYKQFTSDIQTRQYRCPEVILGAKYSTSADLWSLACICFELTTGDVLFDPHSGDGYDRDEDHLALMMELLGTMPRKIALGGRHSRDFFNRNGELRHIRRLRFWTLSKVLMEKYDLCEQDANEMADFLVPILDFVPEKRPTAAQCLSHPWITGGPRHLGSSTNSLSEATENHGPKNNREKDEREAMEVRVGNIAIDGAPAPVKASQSSDLAKKT; encoded by the exons ATGGATGAGATTGCAATACTAAAGCAGGTTGCTGAGGGAGATCCAGATGATAAGAAGTGTGTTGTGAAGCTATTGGATCACTTTAAGCATTCTGGTCCTAATGGGCAACATGTTTGTATGGTATTTGAATACTTGGGAGATAATCTTTTGACACTTATCAAGTATTCAGACTACCGAGGGCTCCCTATCCACAAAGTTAAAGAGATATGCTTTCATGTTTTGGTGGGTTTGGATTATTTACATCGCAAACTTTCCATCATACACACAGACTTGAAGCCAGAAAATGTGTTGCTTCTATCAATGATTGATCCAGCTAAAGATCATACAAAGTCGGGGACTCCTATCATTCTTCCCTCCAATAAAAGTAAGATTGTCTCTGAATCTGGGGCTTCTAAAGCTGTGAAGAGTTTAAATGGTGACCTGACCAAGAACCAGAAAAAGAAAATTCGAAAAAAGGCTAAGCGGGTAGCTCAAAAGTGTGCCGACAAGGAAGCTTCTGAGGAGACTGAACCACATAATGAAACTACTGGTCCTGAAGACTCTGCTCGTGATGAAAAACCTGAAGCGAAATCAGTTGATGAACAAACTAGTATTGAAGCCAGTGGAGATGTCTCAACAAAGGAAGGGCACCAAAAAATTCAGAGACATAAGCGAGGCAGCCGCTCTGATAGGCAGAAGCTATTGGCTGACGTTGACCTTAAGTGCAAATTAGTTGACTTTGGTAATGCATGTTGGACGTATAAACAATTTACAAGTGATATCCAGACAAGACAGTATAGATGTCCGGAGGTTATACTGGGCGCTAAGTATTCTACTTCAGCAGATCTTTGGTCCCTTGCTTGCATTTGTTTTGAGCTCACCACAGGTGATGTTCTTTTTGATCCTCACAGTGGTGACGGTTATGACAGAGATGAG GATCACTTGGCCCTCATGATGGAGCTTCTGGGGACGATGCCACGCAAG ATTGCCTTAGGTGGACGCCATTCAAGAGATTTTTTTAACCGAAATGGAGAACTAAGGCACATCAGGCGCTTGCGGTTCTGGACTCTCAGTAAAGTGCTCATGGAAAAGTATGATTTATGCGAACAAGATGCGAATGAGATGGCAGATTTCCTTGTACCTATCCTTGACTTTGTGCCTGAGAAAAGACCGACAGCAGCTCAATGTCTTAGTCATCCATGGATTACTGGAGGTCCTCGACATCTTGGTTCTTCGACTAATTCTCTATCTGAAGCAACTGAAAACCATGGTCCGAAGAACAATAGAGAGAAGGATGAAAGGGAGGCAATGGAAGTTAGAGTGGGTAATATTGCAATTGATGGGGCTCCAGCCCCAGTCAAAGCTTCTCAATCTTCAGATCTTGCTAAGAAGACATAG